In Thermococcus profundus, the genomic stretch AAGTACCCACCGGGCCTGAGAACTTCAAGGGCGTGGGGAAGGACTTTTTCCGGCTGCGGGAGGTCGAGGACGATGTGGTCTGCGTATTCCTCGTCAATGCCCTCGTAGATGTCCTTGAGCTTTATCGTCACCCTGTCCGAGAAGCCCGCGAGCTGGATGTTCTTTCTGGCTATCTCGGCGTGGTCTTCCCTCACCTCGTAGCTGATGACCCTTCCACTCGGTCCAACGATGTTCGCAAGGAATATGGTGAGCGCACCGCTGCCAACGCCGGCCTCTATAACAGTATCCCCTGGGGAGATGCCCGCATAGGCTATGATTATGCCAGCATCTTTGGGGTGAACTATCTGGGGTCCCCGCCGCATCTTCGCTATGATGTCGTTGATGTCTGGTTTGATGACCCTGAACTCCGCTCCCTTGTGGCTGGTTATCGAGCTCCCATAGTCCTTCCCGATGAGCTCCCCGAGTTTGAGTATGCCCAGATCAGTGTGAAACTCCCTATCCGATACCGTCACGAGATAGCGTTTGCCCCTCGGATCAATCAGCAGAACCTTCTCCCCCTCCTTGATGGGCACTCTCCCTACCTCCCTTAATGACTTCAATACCATTCTTTCTAAAAGCCAGCACCCACGATGATATCTCCTCAAGGATGGCCCTCTCAGGATCACCAATTGCACCGACGTTCAGGAATATGAAGGTTACCCAATCCTCCAGAGGTATGGTGCTAGTGGCGTGGAGGAAGTTGTAGAGACCATCCTTCCCGGAGAAATACAGGTACTCGGCCAACCCCAATATAAAGGAGTATTTCGGCTTCCTGGGCAGGTTAAGAGCCCGTCTGATCGTGGAATAATAGCTTCTGAGGAAGCTCTCAGTATCGCTGTGGATCTTCTCCTCCCCCATTAGCTGGCCGTAGCTGGCTCCACCAGGGCCAAATTTGAACACGTATATGTTCTTCTTGGCCTCGATGAGATCTTTGTAGTCTTTCCATCCCAAAGATCGGATGTAGTTCCGGAACAGCAAATCACCAATACCGTAGAAATCAAAGGCCACAACGGTGCCATCCTTAACGAAGGCCCTCACCATCTCTTTCCACTCAAAATCACCCAACCCGATATCCGGAGTGTACTCTACAAGAACGCGATCTCCGGGCTGAAGCAGGGGGATGAGACGAAGGGCCTCTCTGTATTTTAGCATTGCCACCACCACAATGATTTTTAAAGGGGGAATTTTAAAAAGTTTGGGTGGGAAAGATGTCAAAGTTTGTGGTATGGCCAAACGAGCTGGATTCCAGACTGCCGAGGAAGTACGGACGGATTATCCCAAAGACCGTTGCCGTTAGAGCCCCCTCACTCCGCGAGATAGAAGATGCCTCCGAGGTTCTCGGATTCAGAATAATCGAGAAGGACCCAACAAAGCTCAACCCGCGCCTTGCTGGGATTGAAGAAGAGTACAGAACACTGGGACGTCTGGTGATAGAGTCGCAGTACGGAAAATCTAAGAGCCTCAGAATGATAGCGGAAAAGATCCGCGAACTAAGGAAACGTACAGAAGTAAGGAAATCCAAGCGGAAAAAGCGCTGAATCACTCTTCTTCCATTTCGACGACGATGGCCGTGGTCGTGTCGATCACGCCGTCGATGTTGTGTATGTCGTGGAGTATCTTTCTGGTGAGCTCGCCGAGGTCGTTCGCCTCGATGTACACAATGGCATCGTAGGGGCCGGTAACTGCGTCAGCCCTTATGACCCCCTGGAGGGATTTGAGGGATTCTATAACGCTCTCAACCTTTCCTATTTCGATAGTCAGCAAAACATAGGCCTTAACCATGGAAACCACCTTCGGAGTTTTTACAGTACTTTCTTGTGCGGGGTTTAATTTAAGCTTTTCGCAACCCCGAGCCAGTGACCACGGCAACCCAGATGCAAGCGTCAGGCTCATCCGGGTTTAACCCCCAGAGGAGATCATGGACTAAGCGTACTATTGTTTACATCCGACCAGAGGGTAGTTTTCCCAACATAATCATTTCAATGAAGGTACAATCTACACGTGAGAACATTTTCACGCACCCGGTTGTTCCGCAGGGTTCCATTATATCCA encodes the following:
- a CDS encoding Lrp/AsnC ligand binding domain-containing protein, with amino-acid sequence MVKAYVLLTIEIGKVESVIESLKSLQGVIRADAVTGPYDAIVYIEANDLGELTRKILHDIHNIDGVIDTTTAIVVEMEEE
- a CDS encoding tRNA (adenine-N1)-methyltransferase, which produces MKEGEKVLLIDPRGKRYLVTVSDREFHTDLGILKLGELIGKDYGSSITSHKGAEFRVIKPDINDIIAKMRRGPQIVHPKDAGIIIAYAGISPGDTVIEAGVGSGALTIFLANIVGPSGRVISYEVREDHAEIARKNIQLAGFSDRVTIKLKDIYEGIDEEYADHIVLDLPQPEKVLPHALEVLRPGGYFVAYTPCMNQVHRFFQAFQEYKNEFYKPRVVEVLVREQEVKKECMRPKTTMLAHTGYITFLRKL
- a CDS encoding signal recognition particle protein Srp19 yields the protein MSKFVVWPNELDSRLPRKYGRIIPKTVAVRAPSLREIEDASEVLGFRIIEKDPTKLNPRLAGIEEEYRTLGRLVIESQYGKSKSLRMIAEKIRELRKRTEVRKSKRKKR